In one Burkholderiales bacterium GJ-E10 genomic region, the following are encoded:
- a CDS encoding glycosyl transferase, family 2 has protein sequence MFSILIPTWNNLDYLKLAISSIRQHSAHDHEILVHVNEGHDGTLRWLEEQGIRHTHSARNLGVCMAVNQLAGIAGRDWIVFMNDDMVCCPGWDAALVDAIEKSSTDLILLSSRLIEPTNTGNRIVLVHDCGRSPSEFDEQELLRVHATDTQGDTSGATAQPTVIAKRWWQIVGGYSLEFSPGMASDIDLLIKLWIVGFRQFRIVDASRIYHFACRSTGRIRKNKGDRAFVMKWGLTESEFRRRYLSRDGSGYQVGSFPRATLLGRLKRVVYGLTGNFPLEDFEAWDPAPARSR, from the coding sequence GTGTTCAGCATCCTGATCCCGACCTGGAACAACCTGGACTATCTCAAGCTCGCGATTTCCAGCATCCGGCAGCACTCCGCCCACGACCACGAGATCCTGGTGCATGTGAACGAAGGCCACGACGGAACACTGCGATGGCTTGAGGAGCAGGGTATCCGCCACACGCATTCCGCGAGAAATCTCGGCGTCTGCATGGCCGTCAACCAGTTGGCTGGAATCGCCGGCCGCGACTGGATCGTCTTCATGAATGACGACATGGTGTGCTGCCCAGGCTGGGACGCCGCACTTGTCGACGCGATCGAAAAGTCATCCACCGACCTGATCTTGCTGTCCTCGCGGCTGATCGAACCGACGAACACGGGCAACCGAATCGTCCTGGTTCACGACTGCGGTCGCAGTCCGTCCGAATTCGATGAGCAGGAACTTCTGCGCGTTCATGCCACCGACACCCAAGGCGACACAAGCGGCGCCACCGCGCAACCGACCGTCATCGCCAAGCGATGGTGGCAGATCGTAGGCGGATACAGCCTGGAGTTCAGTCCCGGAATGGCCAGCGATATCGACCTCCTCATCAAGCTCTGGATCGTAGGTTTCCGGCAATTCCGTATCGTCGACGCCAGCCGCATCTACCACTTCGCGTGCCGCAGCACCGGACGGATCCGGAAAAACAAGGGCGACCGGGCGTTCGTCATGAAATGGGGACTTACCGAATCCGAGTTCCGGCGTCGCTATCTCTCGAGGGACGGCAGCGGATATCAGGTCGGCTCATTTCCCCGTGCGACCCTGCTTGGCCGGTTGAAACGCGTCGTGTACGGCCTCACCGGTAACTTTCCTCTGGAGGATTTCGAGGCATGGGACCCGGCGCCCGCAAGATCGCGTTGA
- a CDS encoding PIN domain protein family protein (Precursor), producing MILVDTNLLLYARLRSFPQHPRAHAWLDARLNGDAPVALPWEVLLGFLRIVTNRRVLEHPLSTEAAWRQVTEWLACRPVWVPGPGERHAAIVGDLLLRTQAAANLVPDAHLAALAIEHGLQLCSTDGDFARFPGLRWENPLLEA from the coding sequence GTGATCCTGGTCGACACGAACCTGCTTCTCTATGCGCGGCTACGTTCGTTTCCGCAACACCCCAGGGCGCACGCGTGGCTCGACGCGCGCTTGAACGGCGACGCCCCCGTCGCGTTGCCGTGGGAAGTTCTGCTCGGGTTTCTGCGCATCGTCACGAACCGGCGGGTCCTGGAACACCCGCTATCCACCGAAGCTGCCTGGCGGCAGGTTACCGAGTGGCTCGCCTGTCGCCCGGTGTGGGTGCCCGGTCCCGGAGAACGCCACGCGGCAATCGTCGGCGATCTCCTGCTGCGTACGCAGGCGGCGGCGAACCTCGTGCCCGATGCGCACCTGGCCGCGCTGGCGATCGAGCACGGTTTGCAACTTTGCTCCACGGATGGAGATTTCGCGCGGTTTCCGGGTTTGCGCTGGGAGAATCCGCTGCTGGAGGCATGA
- a CDS encoding putative uncharacterized protein (Precursor) has product MRTTLTLDQDVAAALERLRKRGDAKYRDLVNDALRRGLQQMLSAREPAPPVYCTPVSDAGRCLVGNLDDTAEVLARAEGEDFNS; this is encoded by the coding sequence ATGCGTACGACCCTCACCCTGGACCAGGACGTGGCCGCGGCACTAGAACGCCTGCGCAAGCGGGGGGACGCCAAATACCGGGATCTCGTCAATGACGCCTTGCGCCGCGGTCTGCAGCAGATGTTGTCGGCCAGAGAACCCGCGCCGCCGGTTTATTGCACGCCGGTGTCGGACGCCGGGCGCTGCCTCGTCGGAAATCTGGACGACACCGCGGAGGTGCTGGCACGCGCGGAAGGTGAGGATTTCAATTCGTGA
- a CDS encoding group 1 glycosyl transferase: MANIDIAITAQAFKNAGGAERYTRDVVSGLHRLGIRPKLFAREIDCELVESGWIDAQALDVRWAPRPLRNLAFNWMLGRRLRGHHPGCLFAINHSPYADVSLCGGTHPGFLESMAQRARHRDLWQIALEQKTYANARAIVAHSHLVAGELRRFYGIPDAKIHVLYPPVDTARFRPLDPAERLAARRQLGLPEDRIVFGFSSTGHERKGYGLLEPFFAETRLPICLAVAGRPIPRECATIRYVGYQKDIERFFAAVDFTVVASIYEPFGLVAVESVLCGTPLVIADNVGSAEAVADDAKIAFSRKKPGDFARAIDLAVDQARGGNGRIARPIDLLRYAPDVDTHVAALVRILAPGWQDHATTELAPTG, from the coding sequence ATGGCCAATATCGACATCGCCATCACAGCCCAGGCTTTTAAGAATGCCGGCGGCGCAGAGCGCTACACGCGCGACGTGGTCAGCGGTTTGCACCGGTTGGGGATCCGGCCGAAACTGTTCGCGCGCGAGATCGACTGCGAACTGGTCGAATCCGGCTGGATCGACGCCCAAGCGCTCGACGTGCGCTGGGCGCCGCGCCCGCTGCGCAATCTCGCGTTCAACTGGATGCTGGGGCGCCGTCTGCGCGGCCACCACCCCGGTTGCCTCTTCGCGATCAATCATTCGCCCTATGCCGATGTCTCACTGTGCGGCGGAACCCACCCGGGTTTTCTCGAAAGCATGGCGCAGCGGGCACGCCATCGCGACCTCTGGCAGATCGCACTGGAACAGAAAACCTACGCGAATGCACGCGCGATCGTCGCGCACTCGCACTTGGTGGCCGGGGAACTGCGGCGCTTTTACGGCATTCCCGACGCAAAGATCCACGTCTTGTACCCCCCCGTCGACACAGCACGGTTCCGCCCGCTCGATCCGGCCGAACGGCTGGCGGCACGCCGGCAACTCGGCCTCCCGGAAGACCGCATCGTCTTCGGGTTTTCCTCGACTGGCCACGAACGGAAAGGCTACGGCCTGCTCGAGCCGTTCTTCGCCGAGACCCGTTTGCCGATCTGCCTCGCCGTCGCCGGCCGGCCGATTCCGCGCGAGTGCGCGACGATCCGCTACGTCGGCTACCAGAAGGACATCGAACGGTTTTTTGCCGCCGTCGATTTCACCGTCGTCGCCTCGATCTACGAGCCCTTTGGCCTGGTCGCGGTGGAATCGGTTCTCTGTGGAACGCCGCTGGTCATCGCGGACAACGTCGGATCGGCGGAAGCGGTGGCGGACGATGCGAAGATCGCATTCTCGCGGAAGAAGCCAGGAGATTTCGCACGCGCGATCGACCTCGCCGTCGACCAGGCGCGCGGCGGGAATGGCCGAATCGCCCGTCCGATCGACCTTCTGCGCTATGCACCCGACGTAGACACCCATGTCGCCGCGTTGGTTCGCATTCTTGCACCGGGGTGGCAAGACCATGCGACCACCGAACTCGCTCCAACCGGCTGA
- a CDS encoding putative Acyltransferase 3: MFALTVYTPIGYLVVSVILLGVAASPLFRAADASWHAQTDRASTIDGLRGFLALAVFFHHATIYHRYLTNGVWEIPPSVFYTQLGQSAVILFFMITGYLFWGKAIAKEGKIDWRSLYIGRIFRIGPMYYLVTVAMLALVLRQTGLHLREPVSAVVHEFTHLSLLGYYGPGSLNGYPNSWVILAGVTWTLHYEWLFYLLVLPISAVFFARRNVHLPYATTGFAIAILMLFRHPTLNSSAYAAFFSGMLCSSLRTTGFCIGPQRHVNLVASGITILLLGVLARMPSAYSAIPILLLAAIFFLCSSGCSVFGLLNWRASKRLGEISYGIYLLQGLVLYAFLRPHSLRTFALGSASAYWALVLLAALTLITSALIAHVVIEKPGIRAGRRIALSLNPSSPAKAPTTGSGASV; encoded by the coding sequence ATGTTTGCGTTGACGGTCTACACCCCCATTGGATATCTCGTCGTATCCGTAATTTTGCTCGGCGTTGCCGCCAGCCCGCTTTTTCGGGCGGCGGACGCCTCCTGGCATGCGCAAACCGATCGCGCCTCCACGATCGACGGCTTGCGAGGATTTCTGGCCCTCGCTGTATTCTTTCACCACGCCACGATCTACCATCGCTATCTCACGAATGGCGTATGGGAAATTCCGCCGTCGGTCTTTTACACCCAACTGGGGCAATCCGCCGTGATCCTGTTTTTCATGATCACCGGATACCTGTTCTGGGGAAAGGCGATTGCGAAAGAGGGGAAGATCGACTGGCGATCGCTGTATATCGGCCGAATATTCCGTATCGGGCCGATGTACTACCTGGTCACGGTCGCAATGCTGGCGCTCGTACTCCGGCAAACCGGACTTCACCTCAGGGAACCCGTGTCCGCGGTTGTGCACGAGTTCACACATTTATCACTACTGGGATATTACGGACCCGGTTCATTGAACGGCTACCCGAATTCCTGGGTGATTCTTGCCGGCGTGACATGGACCCTTCACTACGAGTGGCTCTTCTACCTTCTCGTACTGCCGATCTCGGCGGTCTTTTTCGCTCGCCGAAACGTTCATCTGCCCTATGCGACCACCGGATTCGCGATCGCGATCCTGATGCTCTTTCGCCACCCCACCCTCAATTCTTCCGCCTATGCGGCGTTTTTTTCGGGAATGCTCTGTTCGTCCCTCCGCACAACCGGATTTTGCATCGGTCCGCAACGGCATGTGAATCTCGTTGCATCGGGCATTACGATCCTGCTGCTCGGCGTTCTCGCAAGGATGCCGAGTGCATACTCCGCGATCCCGATTTTGCTGCTTGCCGCCATTTTCTTCCTATGCAGTTCCGGATGCTCCGTTTTTGGCCTCCTGAACTGGCGCGCGTCGAAACGGCTCGGCGAAATCAGCTACGGGATTTACCTGCTGCAAGGATTGGTTCTTTATGCCTTCCTCCGTCCGCACAGTCTTCGCACCTTCGCGCTCGGCTCGGCATCGGCCTATTGGGCGCTCGTGCTTCTTGCCGCGCTCACGCTGATCACTTCCGCGTTGATTGCCCATGTCGTCATTGAAAAACCGGGAATCCGGGCAGGCCGCCGGATTGCGCTTTCCCTGAATCCGTCATCCCCGGCGAAAGCCCCAACTACCGGTTCCGGAGCATCCGTTTGA
- a CDS encoding family 2 glycosyl transferase — MEQPKFDAEADRPLVSILLVAYNQEQLIADAVRSVLAQTWEPTEILISDDASTDGTYAVIESTVRDYRGPHRVIVRRNESNEGISAHLSRLAGMARGELLFVAAGDDISAPERCEEVVRFWVERGRQCDLITTDLIDMDSAGALHGRIVPDDLAAYRGLPDWAAKRPFVIGAAHAWSRRLFDRFGPMMPGAAAEDQIMTFRAIVSGGAGNLRKPLVYYRRGGLSGKRTSFSVAEMQSRFQRGNRFALAEIGQLQRDAAVAGLGEPMRSALAGQQAREQFIGAMFAASDLRERLSLAFRQRGVKAGLRLRMVLITEFPQVYAPVLFIKRMLRNR; from the coding sequence ATGGAGCAACCGAAATTTGATGCGGAAGCGGATCGCCCGTTGGTGTCGATCCTGCTGGTTGCCTACAACCAGGAGCAGCTCATCGCCGATGCGGTGCGCAGCGTACTTGCCCAGACTTGGGAGCCGACCGAGATCCTGATCTCCGACGATGCGTCGACGGATGGCACCTATGCCGTGATCGAATCGACGGTGCGTGACTACCGCGGGCCGCACCGCGTAATCGTTCGCCGCAATGAATCGAACGAGGGCATCAGCGCGCACCTGTCGCGGCTCGCCGGAATGGCACGAGGCGAGTTGCTCTTCGTGGCGGCAGGGGACGACATTTCCGCTCCCGAACGTTGCGAAGAGGTGGTTCGGTTCTGGGTCGAGCGCGGACGGCAATGCGATCTGATCACAACCGATCTGATCGACATGGACAGCGCCGGGGCCTTGCATGGACGGATCGTACCCGACGACCTTGCGGCCTATCGCGGTCTGCCGGACTGGGCAGCGAAGCGACCCTTTGTCATCGGGGCAGCGCATGCCTGGTCGCGACGATTGTTTGATCGGTTCGGTCCCATGATGCCGGGTGCGGCGGCGGAGGATCAAATCATGACATTTCGGGCAATCGTGTCCGGCGGAGCAGGAAATCTTCGGAAGCCCCTGGTTTACTACCGCCGGGGCGGCTTGTCGGGAAAGCGGACTTCCTTCTCCGTGGCCGAAATGCAGTCCCGGTTTCAACGCGGAAACCGGTTTGCGCTCGCGGAAATCGGGCAATTGCAGCGCGACGCGGCGGTTGCCGGCCTTGGCGAGCCGATGCGGTCGGCGCTGGCGGGGCAGCAAGCCCGCGAGCAATTCATCGGCGCGATGTTTGCCGCGTCGGACTTGCGCGAACGGCTTTCGCTCGCATTCCGGCAGCGGGGGGTAAAGGCCGGGCTCCGGTTGCGAATGGTACTAATTACGGAATTTCCCCAGGTGTATGCGCCCGTGCTGTTCATCAAACGGATGCTCCGGAACCGGTAG
- a CDS encoding o-antigen polymerase, with the protein MLVAACLFWTPATNLVVHHGSGIGFFLLLALSLYTAYQRRHDRAYFAPLRRYPTFTAAMVVLLTVVVAQEAVQHAWRPREFDAPLRFVLALPIFLLLCDVRVRYLKAIGWGCAAGAVAAVIWAVIDRPAGGWTDTVRLGNYYTNPIPFGDTALLLGFLSVATLGWDGGRGRMGSWIAKGAALIAGAYVSYLSGARGGWIAIPVFVALLAFEYRWLADWKRLAVGALIVVVAMTAALSTERVRSRIAAARSDMVLFQHGSKDTSLGLRLQLWRASVLLFRAHPVWGVGKGKLTDAFGALAKRGEVDPAIVNARAHSDFFSAIAEAGTVGAAALLLFYAGTVTAFWRSRRSDDGVIRTASWAGLVATLSTVIFGLTIDVLVPIMQVTLLALLYAGLLAMIEARTRELAMSVVVQGNCEGPDNGDER; encoded by the coding sequence ATGCTCGTCGCCGCCTGCCTGTTCTGGACGCCCGCGACGAATCTGGTGGTGCATCACGGCAGCGGGATCGGCTTCTTCCTGCTCCTCGCCCTGTCGCTGTACACCGCGTACCAGCGACGCCATGACCGCGCATATTTCGCGCCGCTGCGACGGTATCCAACATTCACGGCCGCGATGGTGGTTCTGCTCACCGTGGTGGTGGCGCAGGAAGCGGTGCAGCACGCATGGCGACCGCGCGAATTCGACGCGCCGTTGCGGTTCGTGCTGGCGCTGCCGATCTTTCTGCTGCTCTGCGATGTGCGGGTGCGCTACCTCAAGGCGATCGGCTGGGGTTGCGCGGCGGGCGCCGTGGCGGCGGTGATCTGGGCGGTCATCGATCGGCCGGCCGGAGGGTGGACCGATACGGTCCGATTGGGAAACTACTACACCAACCCGATCCCGTTCGGCGACACGGCCCTGCTGCTGGGTTTCCTGTCGGTGGCGACCCTGGGCTGGGACGGCGGGCGCGGCCGGATGGGTTCGTGGATCGCCAAGGGGGCTGCCCTGATCGCCGGCGCCTATGTGTCGTATCTCTCGGGGGCGCGCGGCGGCTGGATCGCCATCCCGGTCTTTGTCGCGCTGCTGGCGTTCGAATACCGATGGCTTGCCGATTGGAAGCGCCTGGCCGTCGGCGCGCTGATCGTGGTGGTGGCGATGACCGCGGCCCTTTCGACGGAGCGGGTGCGGTCGCGGATCGCGGCGGCCCGATCCGACATGGTGCTGTTTCAGCACGGCAGCAAGGACACCTCGCTCGGATTACGACTGCAACTTTGGCGGGCGTCCGTCCTGTTGTTTCGAGCCCATCCGGTCTGGGGAGTGGGAAAAGGCAAGCTCACCGATGCGTTTGGCGCCCTGGCCAAGCGCGGAGAAGTGGATCCCGCGATCGTGAATGCCCGGGCGCATAGCGATTTCTTCTCGGCGATCGCCGAGGCCGGGACGGTGGGCGCCGCCGCATTGCTGCTTTTCTATGCCGGTACGGTCACGGCATTCTGGCGAAGCCGGCGGTCGGATGACGGGGTGATCCGCACGGCGTCCTGGGCGGGGCTCGTCGCGACCCTGAGCACCGTGATCTTCGGGTTGACCATCGATGTTCTGGTGCCGATCATGCAAGTCACCTTGCTGGCGCTGTTGTACGCAGGCCTTCTTGCCATGATCGAGGCGCGGACGCGGGAATTGGCGATGTCCGTGGTTGTTCAGGGCAATTGCGAAGGGCCTGACAACGGCGATGAGAGATGA
- a CDS encoding DNA polymerase III alpha subunit yields MSAGFIHLRVHSEFSIVDGLTRIDDLVRAAAADGQGAVALTDSANLFGAVRFYSAARKAGVKPILGCDAWVENPVDRDQPHRLLLLVQDREGYLRLCRLISRAWLENQHLNRAMMRPEWFESEGTGGLIALSGAAAGEVGAALCSGQAEAAEAAAQRLAAQFPGRFYLEVQRAGRPHDEPCCRATAALAVRMGLPLVATHPVQFLRAEDFRAHEARVCIAEGRTLADPRRPRNFTAEQVFLSVAQMRERFADLPAALDNAVEIARRCNLQLQLGKPRLPDYPTPPGVSLDQHCRDLSQAGLARRLEALYPDAALREVKRPEYESRLEMELTTIAKMGFSGYFLIVADFINWAKGNGVPVGPGRGSGAGSLVAYALSITDLDPLRYDLLFERFLNPERVSMPDFDIDFCQDGRDRVIDYVKRKYGADAVSQIATFGTLGAKAVVRDAGRVLDMPYSKCDFLSKLIPHNPADPWTLERALREEPAFAEAVGGDEEAGEIVELARPLEGLVRNVGMHAGGVLIAPGRLTDFCPLYCAQGTDAVVSQFDKDDVEKAGLVKFDFLGLTTLTILALAVRYVHELDPASTFSLDTIPLDDPAVFELFRVGNTTAIFQFESRGMRDLLKRAKPDRFDDLIALNALFRPGPMDLIPEFCDRKHGKRAHYLDPRLEPILGSTYGIMVYQEQVMQIAQAIGGYSLGAADLLRRAMGKKKPEEMAEHRTIFCEGAAKNGVPEKAATELFDLMEKFAGYGFNKSHAAAYSYVAYQTAYCKVHHPAAFFAANLSTVMDDTDKVQDLVADARTGGLTILPPDVNLGAYRFVPVDTATIRYGLGAIKGTGQAAIESIVALREAGAFTSLADFCARVDKQRVNRRVIEALIRAGAFDCLDEDRARLLAALGPSLEAAEHALAHAGQESLFGDPAPGATGAAAPAIDVAYTPWSERERLANERTALGFCFSGHLFTEFEEEARRIAPTRLVDLKQARESVRISGIVVSVRSQNTRRGRMCVLLLDDASAQLEVTVFSELFDRRRAVCKEDQLVFVIGRARYDEFSQRLALSADDVLDLAGARAQAQATLIAPIGAQVDVAALERVLGAYRATPGGDAMDAEAGPGCRVVLPYANGRASADLHLPDAWRVRGEQRLIEDLRSQAGVEARFGC; encoded by the coding sequence ATGTCCGCCGGCTTCATCCACCTCCGCGTTCACTCCGAATTTTCGATCGTCGACGGTCTGACCCGGATCGACGATCTCGTCCGCGCCGCCGCGGCGGACGGGCAGGGGGCCGTCGCCCTGACCGACAGCGCGAACCTGTTCGGCGCGGTGCGGTTCTACAGTGCCGCGCGCAAGGCGGGCGTCAAGCCCATCCTGGGGTGCGACGCCTGGGTCGAGAACCCTGTCGACCGGGACCAGCCGCACCGTCTGCTGCTGCTGGTGCAGGATCGCGAGGGCTATCTGCGCCTGTGCCGCCTCATTTCCCGCGCGTGGTTGGAGAACCAGCACCTGAACCGCGCGATGATGCGGCCGGAATGGTTCGAAAGCGAGGGGACGGGCGGCCTGATCGCGCTGTCGGGTGCTGCGGCGGGCGAGGTCGGCGCGGCGCTGTGTTCCGGGCAAGCCGAGGCGGCGGAGGCGGCGGCGCAACGCCTTGCCGCACAGTTTCCCGGGCGGTTCTACCTGGAGGTGCAGCGTGCCGGCCGCCCGCACGACGAACCCTGCTGCCGCGCCACGGCGGCGCTTGCCGTGCGCATGGGCCTGCCGCTCGTCGCCACCCACCCGGTTCAGTTTCTCCGCGCCGAGGACTTTCGCGCCCACGAGGCGCGGGTGTGCATCGCCGAGGGCCGGACCCTCGCGGACCCGCGCCGCCCGCGCAATTTCACCGCCGAGCAGGTGTTCCTGTCGGTGGCGCAGATGCGCGAGCGGTTCGCCGATCTGCCCGCGGCGCTCGACAATGCGGTGGAGATCGCGCGCCGCTGCAATCTGCAACTGCAACTGGGCAAGCCGCGCCTGCCCGATTACCCGACGCCGCCCGGCGTGTCCCTGGATCAGCATTGCCGGGATCTTTCCCAGGCCGGTCTGGCGCGGCGCCTCGAGGCGCTCTACCCGGATGCGGCGCTGCGCGAGGTCAAACGGCCCGAGTACGAATCCCGCCTGGAGATGGAGCTCACGACCATCGCCAAGATGGGGTTTTCGGGCTACTTCCTCATCGTCGCGGACTTCATCAACTGGGCCAAGGGAAATGGCGTTCCGGTCGGCCCCGGACGCGGCTCGGGCGCCGGCTCGCTCGTCGCTTATGCCCTGAGCATCACCGATCTCGACCCGTTGCGCTACGACCTGCTCTTCGAGCGGTTTCTCAATCCCGAGCGGGTTTCGATGCCCGACTTCGATATCGACTTCTGCCAGGACGGGCGCGACCGGGTCATCGACTACGTCAAACGCAAGTACGGTGCCGATGCGGTGTCGCAGATCGCCACCTTCGGCACGCTGGGCGCCAAGGCGGTGGTGCGCGACGCCGGCCGCGTCCTCGACATGCCATACAGCAAGTGCGATTTCCTCTCCAAGCTGATTCCGCACAATCCGGCGGATCCCTGGACGCTCGAACGCGCGCTGCGCGAAGAGCCTGCGTTCGCCGAGGCGGTGGGCGGCGACGAGGAGGCCGGGGAAATCGTGGAACTGGCCCGGCCGCTGGAAGGCCTGGTGCGCAACGTCGGCATGCACGCCGGCGGGGTGCTCATCGCGCCTGGCCGGCTCACCGACTTCTGTCCGCTCTATTGCGCCCAGGGCACGGACGCGGTGGTGAGCCAGTTCGACAAGGACGACGTCGAGAAGGCGGGCCTGGTCAAGTTCGACTTCCTGGGACTGACCACGCTCACCATTCTGGCGCTCGCCGTGCGCTATGTGCACGAGCTCGATCCGGCGAGCACCTTTTCGCTCGACACGATCCCGCTCGACGATCCGGCCGTGTTCGAACTGTTTCGCGTCGGGAATACCACCGCGATCTTCCAGTTCGAGTCGCGCGGCATGCGCGACCTTCTGAAGCGCGCCAAGCCGGATCGTTTCGACGATCTCATCGCCTTGAACGCCCTGTTCCGGCCCGGCCCGATGGACCTGATCCCGGAGTTCTGCGATCGCAAGCACGGCAAGCGCGCGCATTACCTGGACCCGCGGCTCGAACCGATCCTGGGCTCGACCTACGGCATCATGGTGTACCAGGAGCAGGTGATGCAGATCGCGCAGGCGATCGGCGGCTACTCGCTGGGCGCCGCCGACCTGCTGCGCCGCGCGATGGGCAAGAAGAAGCCCGAGGAGATGGCCGAGCACCGGACGATCTTCTGCGAAGGCGCGGCGAAGAACGGCGTGCCGGAAAAAGCCGCGACCGAACTCTTCGATCTGATGGAGAAGTTCGCCGGGTATGGTTTCAACAAGTCGCACGCCGCGGCGTATTCCTACGTCGCATACCAGACGGCCTACTGCAAGGTGCATCACCCGGCGGCGTTTTTCGCCGCCAACTTGTCGACGGTGATGGACGACACCGACAAGGTGCAGGATCTCGTCGCGGATGCGCGCACCGGCGGCCTGACGATCCTTCCCCCGGACGTCAACCTCGGTGCGTACCGGTTCGTTCCGGTGGATACCGCGACCATCCGCTACGGCCTGGGCGCGATCAAGGGGACGGGGCAGGCGGCGATCGAATCGATCGTCGCATTGCGGGAGGCTGGAGCGTTCACGAGCCTCGCGGATTTCTGCGCGCGCGTCGACAAGCAGCGGGTCAACCGGCGGGTGATCGAGGCGCTGATCCGCGCGGGCGCGTTCGACTGCCTCGACGAGGATCGTGCCCGCCTGCTGGCCGCCTTGGGCCCGAGCTTGGAGGCGGCCGAGCACGCGCTGGCGCACGCCGGGCAGGAGAGCCTCTTCGGCGATCCGGCGCCGGGTGCGACCGGCGCCGCCGCGCCGGCCATCGACGTCGCATATACGCCCTGGAGCGAACGCGAGCGGCTCGCCAACGAACGAACCGCGCTCGGGTTCTGTTTCAGCGGCCACCTTTTCACCGAGTTCGAGGAGGAAGCCCGGCGCATCGCGCCCACCCGTCTCGTCGACCTCAAGCAGGCGCGGGAGAGTGTGCGGATCAGCGGCATCGTCGTCTCGGTGCGCAGCCAGAACACGCGGCGCGGGCGCATGTGCGTGCTCCTGCTCGACGACGCCAGCGCGCAGTTGGAAGTGACCGTATTTTCCGAACTTTTCGACCGTCGGCGCGCGGTTTGCAAGGAAGACCAACTTGTCTTCGTCATCGGACGCGCCCGCTATGACGAGTTCTCGCAGCGCCTCGCCTTGAGCGCCGACGACGTGCTCGATCTCGCGGGTGCCCGCGCCCAGGCGCAGGCGACGCTGATCGCGCCGATCGGCGCGCAGGTCGACGTCGCGGCGCTGGAGCGCGTGCTGGGCGCGTATCGCGCGACCCCAGGAGGCGATGCGATGGATGCCGAGGCCGGTCCGGGCTGCCGGGTGGTCCTGCCCTATGCCAACGGCCGCGCGTCGGCCGATCTCCATCTGCCGGACGCGTGGCGCGTGCGCGGCGAGCAGCGCCTGATCGAAGATCTTCGGAGCCAGGCAGGGGTGGAGGCGCGGTTCGGATGTTGA